The proteins below come from a single Candidatus Rokuibacteriota bacterium genomic window:
- a CDS encoding enoyl-CoA hydratase-related protein has translation MSVVRLERAGQIATITVNRPGRLNALNAEVIETFDGYLGELAADPGIRVVLVGGAGERAFAAGADIEELRTVRGPAGLDLCQRGQAWLSRLETLPQPTIAVIDGWALGGGCELALACTLRVASTRARFGVPEIKLGVIPGYGATQRLARIAGEGLAMEMVLTGEPISAARAYEIGLLNRVVPPDKLWETARELAEVLASRAPLAVRYGKRAVHEGLKMPLEEGLALEATYGAILTTTEDKAEGMDAFLAKREPSWKGR, from the coding sequence ATGAGCGTCGTCAGGCTCGAGCGAGCCGGCCAGATCGCGACGATCACCGTCAATCGGCCAGGGCGTCTCAACGCGCTCAACGCCGAGGTCATCGAGACGTTCGATGGCTATCTGGGCGAGCTTGCTGCCGACCCGGGCATACGTGTCGTCTTGGTAGGCGGCGCTGGCGAGCGGGCGTTCGCTGCGGGGGCCGACATCGAGGAGCTCCGGACGGTACGCGGTCCCGCTGGCCTCGACCTGTGCCAGCGTGGCCAGGCGTGGCTCAGCCGGCTCGAGACGCTGCCGCAGCCGACGATCGCCGTCATCGACGGGTGGGCACTGGGCGGGGGCTGCGAGCTGGCCCTGGCGTGCACCCTGCGCGTGGCTTCGACCCGGGCCAGGTTCGGGGTCCCGGAGATCAAACTCGGAGTCATCCCGGGTTATGGCGCGACGCAACGGCTTGCCAGGATCGCCGGCGAGGGGCTGGCCATGGAGATGGTCTTGACCGGTGAGCCGATCTCAGCCGCGCGGGCATACGAGATCGGCCTTCTCAATCGGGTCGTGCCGCCGGACAAGCTCTGGGAGACCGCCCGGGAGCTTGCTGAGGTGCTGGCATCGCGGGCGCCGTTGGCCGTCCGCTACGGTAAACGGGCCGTTCACGAGGGCCTGAAGATGCCGCTCGAGGAAGGGCTGGCCCTGGAGGCGACGTACGGAGCGATCCTCACGACGACCGAAGACAAAGCCGAAGGGATGGACGCATTTCTCGCCAAGCGAGAGCCGAGCTGGAAGGGGCGATAA
- a CDS encoding ABC transporter ATP-binding protein gives MAGPPSWSLMNASSLLTWERTALPEPAIESPPVSESNLRCENITAQYGPLIVCRRISITVNPGEIVALIGPNGAGKTSFLHSIGGVINGTGDVYLGPRRLTGKPAYQRARIGLATVPDNRGLFPTLTVAENIRLGARLSPEAQRAAAIEEALELFPILRERWRMAAGSMSGGEQQMLAIAKGLVGRPLALLLDEPAQGLAPKVVEALASVLLGLRAGRLPVLLVEQNHTLVEQVADRFVLIVAGQTALEGGREALRDRERIGKTYLTRSRGPEAPEKE, from the coding sequence GTGGCCGGCCCTCCGTCGTGGTCGCTGATGAACGCGTCATCGCTGCTTACCTGGGAGCGCACAGCGTTGCCTGAACCCGCGATCGAATCGCCCCCCGTGTCGGAGTCGAACTTGCGGTGCGAGAACATCACGGCGCAGTACGGGCCGCTTATCGTCTGCCGACGCATCAGCATCACGGTCAACCCCGGCGAAATCGTCGCCCTCATCGGACCCAACGGTGCCGGGAAGACGAGTTTCCTGCACTCCATCGGCGGGGTGATCAACGGCACAGGGGACGTCTACCTCGGCCCCCGGCGCTTGACCGGCAAGCCCGCCTATCAGCGGGCGCGCATCGGCTTGGCGACCGTCCCCGACAATCGCGGCCTTTTCCCGACCCTGACCGTGGCGGAGAACATCCGGCTGGGCGCTCGCCTGTCGCCCGAGGCCCAGCGGGCGGCAGCGATCGAAGAGGCGCTCGAGCTCTTCCCGATCCTCCGCGAGCGATGGCGCATGGCGGCCGGCTCGATGAGCGGGGGCGAACAGCAGATGCTCGCGATCGCCAAGGGCCTCGTGGGGCGCCCGTTGGCTTTGCTGCTCGACGAGCCCGCACAGGGCCTCGCGCCGAAGGTGGTGGAGGCGCTGGCATCCGTGCTGCTCGGGCTGCGCGCCGGCCGGCTGCCAGTGCTTCTCGTCGAGCAAAACCACACGCTGGTCGAGCAGGTTGCCGACCGCTTCGTGCTGATCGTGGCGGGCCAGACGGCGCTGGAGGGTGGCCGTGAGGCGCTTCGGGACCGGGAACGGATCGGCAAGACGTACCTCACCCGCAGCAGGGGCCCAGAGGCCCCGGAAAAGGAGTAG
- a CDS encoding CoA transferase, with translation MSTSSLPLSGIRVIDFTQVEFGPCATQILGDFGADVIKVERPGVGDISRTTDPFIAEAHGESAYFMSLNRNKRSIALDLRRPSAIEAVRRLIRGADVFVHNYRPGVAERLGLGYETLRQDNPRLIYACGSGFGDSGPLMRKAGQDLLSQSLSGAVSRNPDADGRPQLYPTALGDFSAGMILAQGILLALFHRERTGQGQKLHVSLLDTMVAMQMQEATQWLLRKREVNWVTQYLIGTFQTTDGAVTVVGVFRPNPLADICRALGLEDLSARAEFDGLANQMRNRHLLWPLLEAGFARLSTDECLKRLDEQDVLCAPVLTLDEALRHPQLEANGTLVEFTHPVHGKVKTVGNPLRLSAVKTIALRSAPLLGEQTEEILREAGYQDEEIFALRADGSLG, from the coding sequence GTGAGCACGTCGTCCCTTCCACTGAGCGGCATTAGGGTGATCGATTTTACGCAGGTTGAGTTCGGCCCGTGTGCCACGCAGATTCTCGGTGATTTCGGCGCCGACGTCATCAAGGTTGAGCGGCCCGGCGTGGGTGACATCAGCCGCACCACCGATCCCTTCATCGCCGAGGCCCACGGCGAGAGCGCATACTTCATGAGCCTCAACCGCAATAAGAGGAGCATCGCGCTCGATCTTCGCAGGCCGTCGGCGATCGAGGCCGTCCGCCGGCTCATTCGCGGAGCCGATGTGTTCGTTCACAACTACCGGCCAGGCGTCGCGGAGCGGCTGGGACTCGGCTATGAGACGTTACGGCAGGACAACCCACGGTTGATCTACGCCTGCGGCTCCGGTTTTGGCGATTCGGGCCCGCTCATGCGCAAGGCCGGCCAGGACCTGCTCTCCCAGTCGCTGTCGGGCGCCGTCTCGCGAAACCCGGATGCGGACGGCCGCCCGCAGCTCTATCCCACGGCCCTCGGCGACTTCTCGGCGGGCATGATTCTCGCTCAGGGTATTCTCCTCGCGCTCTTTCACCGCGAGCGCACAGGCCAGGGGCAGAAACTGCACGTCTCGCTGCTCGACACGATGGTGGCGATGCAGATGCAAGAGGCGACCCAGTGGCTGTTGCGGAAGCGCGAGGTCAACTGGGTGACGCAGTACCTGATCGGAACGTTCCAGACGACCGACGGTGCGGTGACCGTCGTGGGTGTGTTTCGCCCCAACCCTCTTGCCGACATCTGCCGGGCTCTCGGCCTCGAAGACCTGTCAGCGCGTGCTGAGTTCGACGGCCTCGCGAATCAAATGCGGAACCGGCATCTGCTCTGGCCCCTGCTCGAGGCGGGCTTCGCGCGGCTCAGCACCGACGAGTGCCTGAAGCGGCTCGACGAGCAGGACGTGCTCTGTGCGCCAGTCCTGACGCTGGACGAGGCGCTCCGCCACCCGCAGCTGGAAGCAAACGGCACGCTCGTGGAGTTCACGCATCCGGTCCACGGAAAGGTCAAAACCGTCGGGAACCCTCTGCGGCTCTCGGCCGTCAAGACGATCGCGCTGCGGTCGGCACCGCTGCTCGGGGAGCAGACGGAGGAGATTCTGCGGGAAGCAGGATACCAGGATGAAGAGATCTTTGCGCTTCGAGCGGACGGGTCGCTCGGATAA
- a CDS encoding ABC transporter substrate-binding protein, whose translation MTTALLVTAAVVAPTQPVAAAAEPLKIGVLIALSGPAAAYGSEERRAIEAVAKRVNAAGGIKGRPIQLIVRDTKTNPTEAARLANQVILDDRVIAIIGATTGSETLSFAELAMREKVPVFPMVGTQSVTDPNEPFSKWVFRMSVPIAVDLPASRSRMVADGHKRAAIFSEEDAYGKQASEMFAQLSHDKGDLQIVANVSAPKAATDLTAVATTIRNAKPDAIFLATASTGSAGAFLRKVQEVGLNVPVYGLAGIVQSQIIKNAGKAAESLIAPALVNPDEPGPLAELFALMKDHGGVTGFGALLGANAMAGVVAALQSGATTGAALRDAMESIGPVKGYAAGPIQFSKTDHDGWGPGTLFFVTIRNGTFKNL comes from the coding sequence GTGACGACGGCCCTCCTCGTGACGGCTGCTGTCGTAGCGCCGACGCAGCCGGTCGCCGCCGCGGCGGAGCCACTGAAGATCGGAGTGCTCATCGCCCTGTCGGGGCCGGCCGCCGCGTACGGCTCCGAAGAGCGCCGCGCTATCGAGGCGGTTGCGAAGCGCGTCAATGCTGCAGGCGGCATCAAGGGCCGGCCCATCCAGTTGATCGTTCGTGACACGAAGACGAACCCCACCGAGGCTGCGCGGCTGGCCAACCAGGTCATTCTCGACGACCGGGTGATCGCCATCATCGGGGCCACGACGGGCTCGGAAACGCTTTCCTTCGCAGAGCTCGCGATGCGGGAGAAAGTGCCGGTCTTCCCGATGGTCGGTACGCAGTCGGTGACCGACCCCAACGAACCGTTCTCGAAGTGGGTGTTCCGGATGTCGGTGCCGATCGCCGTCGATTTGCCGGCCAGCCGCAGCCGGATGGTGGCTGATGGTCACAAGCGCGCGGCGATCTTCTCGGAAGAGGACGCCTACGGCAAGCAGGCCTCCGAGATGTTCGCTCAACTGTCGCATGACAAGGGCGACCTTCAGATCGTCGCGAACGTGTCGGCCCCCAAAGCCGCCACCGACCTGACGGCTGTCGCCACGACGATCCGCAACGCGAAGCCGGATGCCATCTTCCTGGCCACGGCATCCACCGGCTCGGCGGGCGCCTTCCTGCGCAAGGTCCAGGAGGTCGGGCTGAACGTGCCGGTCTATGGACTGGCGGGCATCGTCCAGAGCCAGATCATCAAGAACGCCGGCAAGGCGGCGGAGAGCTTGATTGCCCCGGCGCTCGTGAACCCCGATGAGCCGGGCCCCCTCGCCGAGCTCTTCGCGCTGATGAAGGACCACGGGGGGGTGACGGGCTTCGGCGCTCTGCTGGGGGCCAACGCGATGGCCGGCGTGGTGGCGGCTCTGCAGAGCGGAGCGACCACCGGCGCGGCGCTGCGAGACGCGATGGAGAGCATCGGCCCCGTGAAAGGCTACGCGGCGGGTCCGATCCAGTTCTCCAAGACCGACCACGACGGCTGGGGCCCGGGGACGCTATTCTTCGTGACCATCCGTAACGGGACATTCAAGAATCTCTAG
- a CDS encoding ATP-binding cassette domain-containing protein yields MALTVDRVGVQFGGLRALEDVEISVEAGRIVGLVGPNGAGKTTLFNSITGILRPQDGRVFIDGEDISDLRPDQRVRLGIGRTFQTPRLDLDASALDAVLVGFYPTIRQGFVGAFLGLPEVRQQEARIRTQARHLIEEFELVADPHVRAGELSLARLRLLEVARALAGNPKYLLLDEPAAGLDDHDRLLLAAAIRAAAKRGIGVLLVEHNVPFVADLGEELIALVNGRVIASGRPSVVVADERVIAAYLGAHSVA; encoded by the coding sequence ATGGCGCTGACTGTCGACCGAGTCGGAGTGCAATTCGGCGGGCTGCGAGCGCTCGAGGACGTCGAGATCAGCGTCGAGGCAGGCCGGATCGTCGGCCTGGTTGGGCCCAACGGTGCAGGCAAGACAACCCTATTCAACTCCATCACGGGCATCCTCCGCCCGCAGGACGGCCGGGTCTTCATTGACGGGGAGGACATCTCCGATCTGCGGCCCGACCAGCGGGTACGCCTTGGCATCGGCCGCACCTTCCAGACCCCGCGCCTCGATCTCGATGCCAGCGCCCTCGATGCTGTCCTCGTCGGTTTCTACCCGACGATCCGGCAGGGCTTCGTCGGTGCCTTTCTGGGCTTACCCGAGGTCCGGCAGCAGGAGGCGCGTATACGGACCCAAGCCAGGCACCTGATCGAGGAGTTCGAGCTGGTGGCCGACCCGCATGTGCGCGCGGGGGAGTTGTCTCTGGCTCGGCTACGGCTTCTGGAAGTGGCGCGCGCGCTCGCCGGCAACCCCAAGTATCTGCTCCTTGACGAACCGGCAGCCGGGCTTGACGATCACGACCGGCTGCTGCTTGCGGCGGCCATTCGAGCTGCCGCGAAGCGAGGCATCGGCGTGCTCTTGGTCGAGCATAACGTCCCGTTTGTGGCCGATCTTGGCGAAGAGCTGATCGCGCTGGTCAACGGGCGGGTGATCGCAAGTGGCCGGCCCTCCGTCGTGGTCGCTGATGAACGCGTCATCGCTGCTTACCTGGGAGCGCACAGCGTTGCCTGA
- a CDS encoding branched-chain amino acid ABC transporter permease, whose translation MIHDSGPRGFLRRHRSALALVVGVMLVTVLAQARPSLYSTSATVGILALIALPLGLMYGQGGTISIAQGTFAAMGGYTSAILASHFGWSPLTSVFPAILMPAAFAFAIARPILRLPELSLALATLALNTVFLVGVERGGWLTGEYVGLSGIPRLPGIETSRFWSHVAIWLLVLIAVVLYSTFLGTARGRALNTVRVDRILAESMGVSVAMDLAILFAVTAGVAGLAGWFYVHYVGYVAPDSLGIHVSANALFMVVIGGRKTVLGPVVGAAIFILASDFLPGTETQGIFFGAILVLVLLLFPDGLLSLRFRRNGPRGLAPAPLTVGGADNQASDTVRSGRWR comes from the coding sequence GTGATCCACGATAGCGGCCCCCGTGGCTTCCTTCGGCGGCATCGCTCGGCGCTGGCCCTCGTGGTTGGCGTTATGCTCGTCACCGTCCTCGCGCAGGCTCGACCTTCTCTGTACAGCACGTCGGCGACGGTCGGGATCCTCGCCCTGATCGCCTTGCCGCTCGGCCTCATGTACGGACAGGGCGGCACTATCTCCATCGCCCAGGGAACGTTTGCGGCCATGGGCGGATACACGAGCGCGATCTTGGCCAGCCACTTCGGGTGGTCACCACTCACATCGGTGTTCCCCGCCATCTTGATGCCGGCCGCCTTCGCGTTTGCCATCGCCCGGCCGATCCTTCGACTACCCGAACTGTCGCTGGCACTCGCAACACTGGCCCTCAATACGGTGTTCCTGGTCGGCGTGGAGCGGGGCGGGTGGCTCACCGGCGAGTATGTCGGACTGTCTGGCATCCCGCGGCTCCCCGGCATCGAGACGTCGCGGTTCTGGTCACACGTCGCGATCTGGCTGCTGGTACTCATCGCCGTCGTCCTCTACAGCACCTTCCTCGGTACGGCTCGGGGGCGCGCGCTCAACACCGTGAGAGTTGACCGCATCTTGGCCGAGTCCATGGGCGTGAGTGTCGCAATGGACCTGGCGATTCTCTTTGCCGTCACTGCCGGCGTGGCCGGACTGGCCGGATGGTTCTACGTCCATTACGTCGGCTACGTCGCGCCGGACTCGCTCGGCATCCACGTATCAGCGAACGCCCTCTTCATGGTGGTCATCGGTGGTCGCAAGACCGTACTCGGGCCCGTCGTGGGCGCTGCCATTTTCATTCTGGCCAGCGACTTTCTGCCGGGCACTGAGACGCAAGGCATCTTTTTCGGTGCCATCCTCGTGCTCGTCCTGCTCCTCTTCCCCGACGGCCTGCTGTCACTCCGTTTCCGGCGCAACGGGCCGAGGGGGCTGGCGCCGGCCCCACTGACTGTCGGTGGAGCCGACAATCAGGCATCGGACACGGTCAGGAGCGGGAGATGGCGCTGA
- a CDS encoding tyrosine-type recombinase/integrase, which yields MLERCFKNPLTLHRLRSGPAGPFLDGFAESMCADGYSSETGGVYLYAADHLGQWAARRGVAIVDLDEDLLARFVRHLPRCRCRGSKRRGHKRVPFRIHAFLRYLRDTDVVTTSAPEATRPPLVTEYGVWMRDRRGLAATTMARSVPVVQALLATVGDDPTGLDAAGVRRFVLEYIRQHAPASAGWVTTIVRCFLRWLVAHGRCSPDLVDAVPTMPTWRLATLPRDLPDADVERILEACDRPSPVARRDRAMLLLLARLGLRAGDVVALRLGDIEWGRGRLRVVGKRRRETRLPLPQDAGDALLDYLTAERPAAATDHVFLTARPPIHPIRSSGVRDVVCRAIGRAGVRAPSRGTHVLRHNAGPGITATPLPCGPWRRVRTAGAPSAGACACCRSTSATATSPTRAGTCTRRRS from the coding sequence GTGCTCGAGCGCTGCTTCAAGAACCCCCTCACTCTGCACCGTCTCCGCAGCGGGCCTGCGGGGCCGTTTCTCGACGGCTTCGCGGAGTCCATGTGCGCCGACGGCTACTCGTCCGAGACGGGCGGCGTCTACCTGTACGCCGCCGACCACCTGGGCCAGTGGGCCGCGCGGCGGGGCGTTGCCATCGTGGATCTCGACGAGGATCTGCTCGCGCGTTTTGTGCGTCATCTGCCCCGGTGCCGATGCCGCGGCAGCAAGCGCAGGGGCCACAAGCGGGTGCCGTTCCGCATCCACGCGTTCCTGCGGTACCTGCGCGACACGGACGTCGTGACCACGTCCGCGCCGGAGGCGACCCGTCCGCCGCTGGTGACCGAGTACGGCGTGTGGATGCGCGACCGGCGCGGCCTGGCCGCCACGACGATGGCCCGCTCGGTGCCGGTGGTCCAGGCCCTGCTCGCCACCGTGGGCGACGATCCCACCGGGCTCGATGCCGCGGGCGTGCGCCGGTTCGTGCTCGAGTACATCCGGCAGCACGCGCCCGCGTCGGCCGGCTGGGTCACGACCATCGTCCGATGCTTCCTGCGGTGGCTCGTCGCGCACGGTCGGTGCTCGCCAGACCTCGTCGATGCCGTTCCCACGATGCCCACGTGGCGGCTGGCCACGCTCCCCCGCGACCTCCCGGATGCCGATGTGGAGCGCATCCTCGAGGCCTGTGATCGCCCCAGCCCCGTGGCGCGGCGCGATCGCGCTATGCTGCTGCTGCTCGCCCGCCTGGGTCTGCGCGCGGGTGACGTCGTCGCGCTCCGGCTCGGCGACATTGAGTGGGGGCGGGGACGTCTCCGCGTCGTCGGCAAGAGGCGGCGCGAGACACGGCTGCCGCTGCCTCAGGACGCGGGCGATGCGCTGCTCGATTATCTCACGGCCGAGCGTCCCGCCGCCGCCACGGACCACGTCTTCCTGACCGCACGCCCTCCCATCCACCCGATTCGCTCGAGCGGCGTGCGCGATGTCGTCTGTCGCGCGATCGGGCGCGCCGGCGTTCGGGCGCCGTCCCGGGGGACCCACGTCCTGCGCCATAATGCCGGGCCCGGCATAACCGCCACACCTTTGCCGTGCGGGCCCTGGAGGCGTGTCCGCACGGCGGGAGCCCCGTCGGCTGGCGCATGCGCGTGCTGTCGATCGACCTCGGCCACCGCAACCTCGCCGACACGTGCTGGTACCTGCACGCGACGCCGCAGCTGA
- a CDS encoding glycoside hydrolase family 88 protein, which translates to MRADELDGVVKRVIRYTITHPYERDCWEKAPAITGVLASEDSDSIAAVGRWIDRAVDTQTSEGHLSYSDRLELSVGHVATFTPTAPLSSSLGYPLLAFYERTKEPRYLTAAQRQADALLRTPRTSDGGFWARKEGPELWIDFIYMMCPFLARLGRITGSAKYIDEAFTQFEVHVKHLVDPYKHLARHAWREVPDSYPQSTLWARGNGWLIATVVDLLDLVPEHTRAKAASEVGQRALAAMRSRQDSSGYLRHILDDPDSKVEASASLMYAYAVGRGVRQKVVDADYIPSALRAFEVVAGSVDEDGAVPGVAVPPGGPGVPFGTTLFGQGFFLQAAAVLREHLVAAPQRR; encoded by the coding sequence ATGCGGGCCGACGAGTTGGACGGCGTCGTCAAGCGAGTCATCCGCTACACCATCACGCACCCGTACGAGCGCGACTGCTGGGAGAAGGCGCCGGCGATCACTGGGGTCCTCGCATCGGAAGACTCCGATTCGATCGCCGCTGTCGGTCGGTGGATCGACCGGGCCGTCGACACGCAGACGTCTGAAGGGCACCTCAGCTACAGCGACCGGCTCGAGCTGAGCGTCGGCCACGTGGCGACGTTCACGCCAACGGCGCCGCTCTCGAGCAGCCTGGGCTATCCGCTGCTCGCGTTCTACGAGCGCACGAAGGAGCCTCGCTACCTCACGGCCGCCCAGCGCCAGGCGGACGCGTTGCTCAGGACGCCACGCACAAGTGACGGCGGTTTCTGGGCGCGGAAGGAGGGGCCCGAGCTCTGGATCGACTTCATCTACATGATGTGCCCCTTCTTGGCGCGCCTGGGCCGCATCACGGGCAGCGCCAAGTACATCGACGAGGCCTTCACGCAGTTCGAGGTCCACGTCAAACACCTCGTGGACCCCTACAAGCATCTCGCCCGCCACGCGTGGCGGGAAGTGCCCGACTCGTACCCCCAGTCCACGCTCTGGGCGCGCGGCAACGGCTGGCTCATCGCGACCGTCGTCGATCTCCTGGATCTCGTCCCCGAGCATACGCGGGCGAAGGCCGCGTCGGAGGTGGGGCAGAGGGCGCTGGCGGCGATGCGGTCGCGCCAGGACAGCTCGGGCTATCTTCGCCACATCCTCGACGACCCCGACTCGAAGGTCGAAGCCTCGGCGAGCCTGATGTACGCCTACGCGGTTGGACGGGGCGTCAGGCAGAAAGTGGTCGACGCGGACTACATCCCGTCGGCCCTCCGCGCGTTCGAAGTGGTCGCTGGCTCCGTCGACGAGGATGGCGCCGTGCCCGGAGTTGCCGTGCCGCCGGGTGGGCCCGGCGTGCCGTTTGGTACCACGCTTTTCGGACAGGGTTTCTTCCTGCAGGCGGCGGCTGTGCTCCGCGAACATCTCGTGGCCGCGCCGCAACGCCGCTGA
- a CDS encoding Lrp/AsnC family transcriptional regulator: MSDTDIQIIRCLQDDARSSVAKLAGRLRMPESTVRHRLNALLRHGLIEFVAMTNPLRLGFQIWVILEIEAQIPKIRSVANRLAAVPEIYFVGVTTGNYNVFAAAVFRSNHELVDFMTRRLAGIPGIVRTTTANIVDVVKRTIEFRLPATPRRPLAAPGSRRARRVLPSNGKNGT; this comes from the coding sequence GTGTCAGACACCGACATCCAGATAATCCGTTGCCTGCAGGATGACGCACGGAGCTCCGTGGCGAAGCTCGCCGGGCGGCTCCGCATGCCGGAGTCGACGGTGCGCCATCGTCTCAATGCGCTCCTCCGGCATGGCCTCATCGAGTTCGTGGCCATGACCAACCCGCTCCGGCTCGGGTTTCAGATCTGGGTCATCCTCGAGATCGAGGCGCAAATCCCGAAGATCCGGTCCGTCGCGAACCGTCTCGCCGCCGTGCCAGAGATCTATTTCGTGGGTGTCACCACCGGCAACTACAACGTCTTCGCCGCTGCTGTGTTCCGTTCGAACCACGAGCTCGTGGACTTCATGACGCGCCGGCTCGCCGGGATTCCCGGGATCGTGCGGACGACGACGGCGAACATCGTCGACGTCGTCAAGCGCACCATCGAGTTCCGCCTACCAGCCACCCCGCGCCGTCCACTCGCGGCGCCCGGATCCCGCCGCGCGCGCCGGGTGCTGCCCTCGAACGGCAAGAATGGGACCTGA
- a CDS encoding branched-chain amino acid ABC transporter permease: MDLILEFIIAGVFLGGIYALMAVPMSVVWLTTDVIDVSTGAYAVTAGMIAAMLGLPLGAVVGILAAAGLGLIVGTTFVGFHALRPQKDAILIVLATFGFLIVIESALLTVAGSDSRFLPRIEGSWKLGSGVIPYQGAFNLAVSLILMASLAVLLKYTPLGLQMRACAISDRAAGLVGIAVRRTQLFTFVVGATTAGVAGVLAVMTVGLAYFSTFAFTTIAFSAAVVLGRKGPAAAFAGSMLLGVVEAISQAYLPSGWAAAVPSALIVIVLASGRMPSAAFTGLRP; the protein is encoded by the coding sequence ATGGATCTGATCCTTGAGTTCATCATCGCCGGCGTCTTCCTCGGTGGCATCTATGCGCTGATGGCTGTGCCGATGAGTGTCGTCTGGCTCACCACGGACGTCATCGATGTCTCGACGGGGGCGTATGCCGTGACGGCCGGGATGATCGCGGCCATGCTCGGACTACCGCTCGGGGCGGTCGTTGGTATCCTTGCCGCTGCAGGCTTGGGGCTTATCGTCGGGACGACGTTCGTCGGGTTCCATGCCCTGCGGCCCCAAAAGGACGCGATCCTGATCGTGCTTGCCACGTTCGGCTTCCTGATCGTCATCGAGTCGGCGCTCCTGACCGTGGCGGGTAGCGACAGCCGCTTCCTGCCCCGTATCGAGGGCAGCTGGAAGCTCGGCAGCGGCGTGATCCCCTACCAGGGCGCCTTCAACCTGGCCGTCAGCCTCATCCTCATGGCGAGCCTGGCCGTGCTCCTCAAGTACACGCCGTTGGGCCTGCAGATGCGGGCCTGCGCGATCTCCGACCGGGCGGCTGGGTTGGTGGGGATCGCCGTGCGACGCACTCAGCTGTTCACATTCGTCGTCGGTGCGACGACCGCCGGCGTGGCGGGGGTCCTCGCCGTCATGACCGTCGGGCTCGCCTACTTCTCAACCTTCGCCTTCACGACCATCGCGTTCAGCGCGGCCGTCGTCCTGGGTCGCAAGGGGCCGGCGGCAGCCTTTGCCGGAAGCATGCTGCTCGGCGTGGTGGAGGCGATCAGTCAAGCGTACCTGCCCAGCGGTTGGGCGGCCGCGGTGCCGTCGGCGCTCATCGTCATCGTGCTGGCCAGTGGCCGGATGCCGAGCGCGGCGTTCACGGGCTTACGGCCGTGA
- a CDS encoding MaoC/PaaZ C-terminal domain-containing protein: MVAESPDSVRASIDDIKVGDGVTLEKTISESDVYLFAGITGDFSPNHVNERYMQASVYGRRIAQGALIVGFTSAAAAMFGIKHKIDGVAAGYDRLRFVKPVFFGDTIRVIYEIVRIDRERQRTHASLKVLNQNGEVVLVGDHLIKFLPYGAGVQS, from the coding sequence ATGGTCGCGGAAAGCCCAGACAGTGTCCGCGCATCGATCGACGACATCAAGGTCGGCGATGGCGTGACCCTCGAGAAGACGATCAGTGAGAGTGACGTGTACCTGTTCGCCGGCATCACCGGTGACTTCTCACCGAACCATGTCAATGAGCGGTACATGCAGGCATCGGTATACGGCCGGCGTATTGCGCAAGGCGCCCTGATCGTCGGCTTCACCTCTGCCGCGGCCGCCATGTTCGGCATTAAGCACAAGATCGACGGCGTGGCCGCCGGCTACGACCGCCTTCGCTTCGTCAAGCCGGTATTCTTCGGCGACACGATCCGCGTGATCTACGAGATCGTCCGCATCGATCGCGAACGCCAGCGGACACACGCAAGCCTCAAGGTGCTGAACCAGAACGGCGAGGTGGTCCTCGTGGGCGACCATCTGATCAAGTTCCTGCCGTACGGTGCCGGCGTGCAGTCATGA